In the genome of Natronorubrum sediminis, one region contains:
- a CDS encoding carboxypeptidase M32, whose protein sequence is MSTEQDTQSTAAETYTELESRIRRISNISHAGGVLRWDQEVVMPEDGTPARAQQLSTLSSIGHELLTADETGELLEALESEALSDEQAAVVREVRRRYDRETSVPQELVEEISETTATAHPKWKEAKETDDFEAFAPTLEKLVELNREYAAHIDPDADPYEVLFAEYEPYLDLETAERVLERLRDELVPLIDAIDDSEAEIETDAFAGTFEDDDQEALARDVLDSLNYDWDRGRLDTAPHPFSTGTQFDARVTTRFEEDDLLGSITSTIHEFGHANYTQGLPDEGYGTPLGESRDLSVHESQSRLWENHVGRSRPFWEHFFPIARERFPELEAVSPKEAYEAANQVYDDNLIRVEADELTYHLHIVIRFEVERALISGDLEVSEVPEVWNDKYEEYLGVRPETDAEGCLQDIHWSHGSFGYFPTYSLGSVLAAQLYATAEDELGDLDDDIRAGEFEELNGWLRENIHQHGCQYTTPDLIEEASDEAFTADYFLEYVTEKYGELYDLEAY, encoded by the coding sequence ATGTCGACCGAACAGGACACCCAATCGACTGCGGCCGAGACGTACACCGAACTCGAATCGCGAATTCGTCGCATCTCGAACATCTCTCACGCGGGCGGCGTCCTCCGCTGGGACCAGGAAGTCGTCATGCCCGAAGACGGCACGCCCGCTCGAGCACAACAGCTCTCGACGCTCTCGTCGATCGGTCACGAGTTACTGACGGCCGACGAAACGGGCGAGTTGCTCGAGGCCCTCGAGTCCGAAGCCCTCTCGGACGAACAGGCGGCCGTCGTCCGCGAGGTCCGCCGACGCTACGACCGGGAGACGAGCGTCCCGCAGGAACTCGTCGAGGAGATTTCGGAGACGACGGCCACCGCCCACCCCAAGTGGAAAGAAGCCAAGGAAACCGACGACTTCGAGGCGTTCGCGCCGACGCTCGAGAAACTGGTCGAACTCAACCGCGAGTACGCGGCCCACATCGACCCCGACGCCGACCCCTACGAGGTGCTCTTCGCGGAGTACGAACCGTACCTCGACCTCGAGACGGCCGAACGCGTGCTCGAACGTCTGCGCGACGAACTCGTCCCGCTGATCGACGCGATCGACGACAGCGAAGCCGAGATCGAGACCGACGCGTTCGCGGGCACGTTCGAGGACGACGATCAGGAGGCCCTCGCACGAGACGTCCTCGACTCGCTGAACTACGATTGGGATCGCGGCCGACTGGATACGGCACCGCATCCGTTCTCGACGGGCACGCAATTCGACGCCCGGGTGACGACTCGCTTCGAGGAGGACGACCTGCTCGGCTCCATCACGTCGACGATCCACGAGTTCGGTCACGCGAACTACACGCAGGGACTCCCGGACGAGGGCTACGGAACGCCACTGGGCGAATCCCGCGACCTCTCGGTCCACGAATCCCAATCGCGGCTCTGGGAGAACCACGTCGGTCGCTCTCGGCCCTTCTGGGAACACTTCTTTCCCATCGCCCGCGAGCGATTCCCCGAACTCGAGGCGGTCTCCCCGAAAGAAGCCTACGAGGCGGCGAATCAGGTCTACGACGACAACCTCATCCGCGTCGAAGCGGACGAACTCACCTACCACCTCCACATCGTCATCCGCTTCGAGGTCGAGCGAGCCCTGATCTCGGGCGATCTCGAGGTCAGTGAGGTTCCCGAGGTCTGGAACGACAAGTACGAAGAGTATCTCGGCGTTCGTCCCGAGACCGACGCGGAAGGCTGTCTGCAGGACATCCACTGGTCACACGGCTCCTTCGGCTACTTCCCGACGTACTCGCTTGGCTCCGTGCTCGCCGCACAGTTGTACGCGACTGCCGAAGACGAACTTGGAGATCTCGACGACGATATTCGGGCTGGCGAGTTCGAGGAGCTAAACGGCTGGCTCCGCGAGAACATCCACCAACACGGCTGCCAGTACACCACGCCCGACCTGATCGAGGAGGCGAGCGATGAAGCGTTCACGGCCGACTACTTCCTCGAGTACGTCACCGAGAAGTACGGCGAATTGTACGATCTCGAGGCGTACTGA
- a CDS encoding SDR family oxidoreductase, translating to MVETSLESKTAIVTGASAGIGAATCHEFAAAGANVVLAARSEDTLDAIADDLESAHGVETLVVPTNVREEEAVDALIEETIDAFGGIDVLVNNAGLSRGSDVESMSTEEYETMQETNVDGLFYATRAAIPHVRERTGHIVFVGSFAGQYPRSFNPVYAATKWWTRGFAKSVAAQVGDDGVGVTVVNPAEVRSEFEAADGKTFAEHFEEGEVSEPEEVAEAIRFAASREGSSISEIDVNRRDKFADGF from the coding sequence ATGGTCGAAACGTCACTCGAGTCGAAGACGGCGATCGTCACGGGAGCGAGCGCGGGCATCGGCGCGGCGACCTGTCACGAGTTCGCGGCCGCGGGTGCGAACGTGGTCCTCGCGGCCCGTAGCGAGGATACGTTGGACGCCATTGCGGATGACCTCGAGTCGGCCCACGGTGTCGAAACACTGGTCGTCCCGACGAACGTCCGCGAGGAGGAGGCTGTCGACGCGCTGATCGAGGAAACCATCGACGCCTTCGGCGGGATCGACGTCCTGGTGAACAACGCCGGACTCTCTCGAGGGAGCGACGTGGAGTCCATGTCGACCGAGGAGTACGAGACGATGCAGGAGACGAACGTCGACGGTCTCTTCTACGCGACGCGGGCCGCGATTCCCCACGTTCGCGAGCGAACGGGACACATCGTCTTCGTCGGCAGTTTCGCGGGCCAGTACCCGCGGTCGTTCAATCCCGTTTACGCCGCGACGAAGTGGTGGACGCGGGGCTTCGCCAAGAGCGTCGCCGCACAGGTCGGCGACGACGGCGTCGGCGTCACCGTCGTCAACCCCGCGGAGGTCCGCTCGGAGTTCGAAGCGGCCGACGGCAAGACGTTCGCGGAGCACTTCGAGGAGGGCGAGGTCAGCGAACCCGAGGAGGTCGCCGAGGCGATTCGCTTCGCCGCGAGTCGCGAGGGCTCGAGCATCAGCGAGATCGACGTCAACCGACGAGACAAGTTCGCCGACGGGTTCTAA
- a CDS encoding AbrB/MazE/SpoVT family DNA-binding domain-containing protein: MAKVDSKGRIVLPQEVRERLGITPGTEVEIHEEDGKAVVEPEDDPEQIIERMDRLLEETASERGGTTSLEDGVDPVARKHRDAVRRGAEKRTDE, from the coding sequence ATGGCGAAAGTGGATTCGAAGGGGCGGATCGTCCTCCCACAGGAAGTACGAGAACGCCTCGGTATCACTCCTGGGACAGAAGTGGAGATCCACGAAGAAGACGGGAAAGCGGTCGTCGAGCCCGAGGACGACCCTGAACAGATTATCGAACGGATGGATCGACTCCTCGAGGAAACGGCTTCAGAGCGTGGGGGGACGACGTCGCTCGAGGACGGGGTCGACCCGGTTGCCCGCAAGCACAGAGACGCTGTTCGACGCGGTGCAGAGAAACGTACGGATGAGTGA
- a CDS encoding thioredoxin family protein, with protein sequence MTVTLKDFYADWCGPCKTQDPILEDLEDDWEGRFEVEKVNVDEQQDVANEYQVRSLPTLVIENDDGIVERFVGVTQRDDIEDALESAGA encoded by the coding sequence ATGACTGTCACACTCAAGGATTTCTACGCTGACTGGTGTGGCCCCTGTAAGACCCAGGATCCGATCCTCGAGGACCTCGAGGACGACTGGGAGGGCCGATTCGAAGTCGAGAAAGTAAACGTCGACGAGCAACAGGACGTGGCCAACGAGTATCAGGTTCGGTCGCTGCCGACGCTCGTCATCGAGAACGACGACGGCATCGTCGAGCGCTTCGTCGGCGTCACCCAGCGCGACGATATCGAAGACGCACTCGAATCCGCCGGCGCGTAA
- a CDS encoding DUF4385 domain-containing protein, with translation MPDPTDDSAGDGDATDQGGDDGPEYDIDFRDEPERYEIGRGEEGVFKVEPYKSELLPLWSYADEAAARESAQDIYERYERYRANDDFPGMDMARKYLQMGYTRAMRYAKYPGGRKYDESDGGEREPQQWADPDKRAGALVFESYWERVREDERYQRAKDEHQNP, from the coding sequence ATGCCCGATCCGACCGACGACAGCGCGGGTGACGGCGACGCGACCGATCAGGGGGGAGACGACGGCCCCGAGTACGATATCGACTTTCGCGACGAGCCCGAGCGATACGAGATCGGTCGCGGCGAGGAAGGCGTCTTCAAAGTCGAACCGTACAAGAGCGAACTCCTGCCGCTGTGGTCCTACGCGGACGAAGCCGCTGCTCGAGAGTCAGCACAGGACATCTACGAGCGCTACGAACGCTACCGAGCGAACGACGACTTTCCGGGAATGGATATGGCCCGGAAGTACCTCCAGATGGGGTACACACGAGCGATGCGGTACGCGAAGTACCCCGGCGGGAGGAAGTACGACGAGAGCGACGGCGGGGAACGCGAGCCACAGCAGTGGGCCGATCCCGACAAGCGGGCTGGGGCCCTCGTCTTCGAATCCTACTGGGAACGCGTTCGCGAGGACGAGCGCTACCAGCGAGCAAAAGACGAACACCAGAACCCGTAA
- a CDS encoding PaaI family thioesterase, with product MTEDVQTMMAEFDDVGELLQYFIDEHQEFLSWIGTTVEHVGDGTMTLEIPYDEKLSNTRPNAPETERADLHGGVAATLIDTAGGLVLRTEVDEPFDISVATINLNVNYLRPATGDLSATADVIRVGGSVGVSEITVESTTPDGETKEVATGQGAYRIFR from the coding sequence ATGACCGAAGACGTGCAGACGATGATGGCGGAGTTCGACGACGTCGGCGAGTTACTGCAGTACTTCATCGACGAACACCAGGAGTTCCTCTCGTGGATCGGCACGACCGTCGAACACGTCGGCGACGGCACGATGACGCTCGAGATTCCATACGACGAGAAGCTGAGCAACACCCGCCCCAACGCGCCGGAAACCGAGCGGGCGGACCTCCACGGCGGCGTCGCGGCGACCCTGATCGACACGGCTGGCGGGCTCGTCCTTCGAACGGAGGTGGACGAACCCTTCGACATCAGCGTCGCGACAATCAACCTGAACGTCAACTACCTTCGGCCCGCGACGGGCGACCTCTCGGCGACGGCCGACGTGATCCGCGTCGGCGGCAGCGTCGGCGTCAGCGAGATCACGGTCGAGAGCACGACCCCCGACGGCGAGACGAAGGAAGTCGCGACCGGACAGGGAGCGTACCGGATCTTCCGGTAA
- a CDS encoding cysteine hydrolase family protein — MHLEPANTAVVVVDMQNGFCHPDGSLYAPGSESVIEPIAALVERARNADTQVIYTRDVHPPEQFEDAHYYDEFEQWGEHVLEGSWEAEIVDGLSVEDDDYVLEKHTYDAFYNTELESWLNARGIHDLVICGTLANVCVLHTGGSAGLRDFRPLMVEDCIGSIEDDHREYALEHADWLFGEVVESEDLEFEGE, encoded by the coding sequence ATGCACCTCGAGCCAGCGAATACGGCAGTGGTGGTCGTCGACATGCAAAACGGGTTCTGTCATCCCGATGGCTCGCTGTACGCGCCGGGCAGCGAGTCGGTGATCGAACCGATCGCAGCCCTCGTCGAACGCGCCCGGAACGCCGACACGCAGGTCATCTACACGCGAGACGTTCATCCACCCGAACAGTTCGAGGACGCCCACTACTACGACGAGTTCGAGCAGTGGGGCGAGCACGTCCTCGAGGGATCGTGGGAAGCAGAAATCGTCGACGGACTCTCCGTCGAGGACGACGACTACGTCCTCGAGAAACACACCTACGACGCCTTCTACAACACCGAACTCGAGAGCTGGCTGAACGCCCGCGGGATCCACGATTTGGTCATCTGTGGTACCCTCGCGAACGTCTGCGTGCTCCACACTGGCGGCAGCGCCGGTCTGCGGGACTTCCGGCCGCTCATGGTCGAAGACTGCATCGGGTCGATCGAAGACGACCACAGGGAGTACGCTCTCGAGCACGCCGACTGGTTGTTCGGCGAGGTCGTCGAAAGCGAGGATCTCGAGTTCGAGGGCGAGTAG
- a CDS encoding Hvo_1808 family surface protein: MILVIGIAAAAGAVPLFASGDSTDRPDDPSTEETVGYVEGYWYDDELDADDGADAVIDDEDDLEEVIYRSMARVEEIRELTFEEEVPVDVISREEFQEDHDDMFVELEEDEELQQNVTYEALFMVDSETDAEDEFEAMYGDSVGGYYDPATNEIVLVSDSPDEPEVDEVILGHELLHALQDQHFDLASYDRETIDQDAAKNGLIEGDAVTVEQAYDQHCDAEWECLPSAQPPENQVGDLNWGIYLLLMHPYEAGPEYVDSLLEGDDWSAVDDAYDDAPASSSDVIHTDEDREAGDVTVDDDSSDSWEQLETDDGLANETVGEAGMVSMLGSDAMDPLRSSVIEETDLLTADLQGVDYDQPYTDGWAGDELVTYVDSDVTDTDTVSTSEEAGYVWETEWTSEEDADEFADGYTQLLELNDAQVLNESEGVYSVDDGYQGAYALDIDGESVTIVRGPSVDDLNAIEDGVVAEDLEVSDDPDEPTDGDAGTDDDTGSDDADEESSDADDADDASEASDADNDSIPGFAASSAVVALAVAVLAARHKR; this comes from the coding sequence GTGATACTCGTGATCGGAATTGCGGCGGCCGCGGGTGCAGTCCCCCTCTTTGCGAGCGGCGATTCGACAGACCGCCCCGACGATCCGTCGACCGAGGAGACGGTCGGCTACGTCGAGGGCTACTGGTACGACGACGAACTCGACGCGGACGACGGTGCTGACGCCGTCATCGACGACGAGGACGACCTCGAGGAAGTGATCTACCGCTCGATGGCGCGCGTCGAGGAGATTCGCGAGCTGACCTTCGAAGAGGAGGTTCCGGTCGACGTGATCTCCCGCGAGGAGTTCCAGGAAGATCACGACGACATGTTCGTCGAACTAGAAGAGGACGAGGAACTCCAGCAGAACGTCACCTACGAGGCGCTGTTCATGGTCGACAGCGAAACCGACGCCGAAGACGAGTTCGAGGCGATGTACGGCGATAGCGTCGGCGGCTACTACGATCCCGCGACGAACGAAATCGTCCTCGTTTCGGATAGCCCGGACGAACCCGAAGTCGACGAGGTGATTCTCGGGCACGAACTCCTGCACGCGTTGCAGGATCAACACTTCGATCTGGCGAGTTACGACCGAGAGACGATCGATCAGGACGCCGCCAAAAACGGCCTCATCGAAGGCGACGCAGTCACAGTAGAGCAAGCGTACGACCAACACTGTGACGCCGAGTGGGAGTGCCTGCCGAGTGCACAGCCACCGGAGAATCAAGTCGGCGACCTCAACTGGGGCATCTACTTGCTGCTCATGCACCCCTACGAAGCCGGGCCAGAGTACGTCGACTCGCTGCTCGAGGGAGACGACTGGTCGGCAGTCGACGACGCCTACGACGACGCGCCTGCGAGTTCCTCAGACGTGATTCACACCGACGAGGATCGCGAGGCCGGCGACGTCACGGTCGACGACGACTCGAGTGACTCGTGGGAGCAACTCGAGACGGACGACGGACTCGCGAACGAGACGGTCGGAGAGGCGGGGATGGTCTCGATGCTCGGCAGCGACGCGATGGACCCCCTTCGGTCGTCCGTGATCGAAGAAACCGACCTCCTCACGGCCGATCTACAGGGTGTCGATTACGACCAGCCCTACACCGACGGCTGGGCCGGTGACGAACTCGTCACTTACGTCGATTCGGACGTTACAGACACTGACACCGTTTCCACGAGCGAGGAGGCCGGCTACGTCTGGGAAACCGAGTGGACCTCCGAGGAAGACGCCGACGAGTTCGCAGACGGCTACACTCAGTTACTCGAACTCAACGACGCGCAGGTTCTCAACGAGAGCGAAGGCGTCTACTCCGTCGACGACGGCTACCAGGGCGCGTACGCACTCGACATCGACGGCGAGTCCGTGACGATCGTTCGCGGCCCCTCGGTCGACGATCTGAACGCCATCGAAGACGGTGTCGTCGCCGAGGACCTCGAGGTCAGCGACGACCCCGACGAACCGACGGACGGTGATGCTGGTACCGACGACGACACCGGCTCCGACGACGCCGACGAAGAGAGTAGTGACGCAGACGACGCAGATGACGCGAGCGAAGCCAGTGACGCGGACAACGACTCGATCCCCGGCTTCGCCGCCTCGAGTGCTGTCGTCGCGCTCGCTGTCGCCGTGCTCGCTGCGCGGCACAAACGGTAG
- a CDS encoding nicotinate phosphoribosyltransferase: MSNPFGTISAEAILEGSATDAYFERTRTTLEHAGKNPRVVAEVTADQFPTGSFDVFTGVADVATLFEGRNVDIDALPDGELFDGGPVMRIEGPYLEFAELETALLGFLSQPSGFATAALEVRRAAPDSQVLSFGARHVHPAIAASVERAALLAGLDGFSHVAAGDVLGREAGGTMPHALMFCFGEGNQADAWEAFDEAVSEDVPRIALTDTFWDEKSESLLAAETLGDDLDGVRIDTTSSRRGDFQHIIREVRWELDARGYDDVDIFCSGGLEPDTIRPLRDVADGFGVGSHITGADSVDFSLDIVSLEGEPISKRGKLSGVKDAYRTSEGGHHVALAEREGPEGGESLFEPLVRDGEVVREFDLADASERCLEAAEVVGFDTGSESS; this comes from the coding sequence ATGTCAAACCCGTTCGGAACCATCTCAGCGGAGGCGATTCTCGAGGGCTCCGCGACCGACGCCTACTTCGAGCGCACCCGGACGACCCTCGAGCACGCGGGGAAGAACCCCCGCGTCGTCGCCGAAGTGACCGCAGACCAGTTCCCGACCGGTTCCTTCGACGTGTTCACCGGCGTCGCTGACGTCGCCACCCTCTTCGAAGGCCGTAACGTCGATATCGACGCCCTCCCCGACGGGGAACTCTTCGACGGCGGCCCTGTCATGCGGATCGAAGGCCCCTACCTCGAGTTCGCCGAACTCGAGACCGCGCTTCTGGGCTTTCTCTCTCAGCCCAGCGGATTCGCGACGGCCGCCCTCGAGGTGCGACGGGCAGCGCCCGACTCGCAGGTTCTCTCCTTCGGTGCTCGCCACGTCCACCCCGCCATCGCTGCCTCGGTCGAACGCGCCGCGTTGCTCGCCGGTCTGGATGGCTTCTCACACGTGGCAGCGGGAGACGTACTCGGTCGCGAGGCGGGTGGAACGATGCCCCACGCGCTCATGTTCTGTTTCGGCGAGGGCAACCAGGCCGACGCCTGGGAAGCGTTCGACGAAGCCGTCTCCGAAGACGTGCCACGAATCGCGCTGACCGATACCTTCTGGGACGAAAAGAGCGAGAGTCTGCTCGCCGCGGAGACCCTCGGCGACGACTTAGACGGCGTTCGAATCGACACGACGAGTTCGCGTCGGGGCGACTTCCAACACATCATCCGAGAAGTCCGCTGGGAACTCGACGCACGCGGCTACGACGACGTCGACATCTTCTGTAGCGGCGGCCTCGAACCGGACACGATTCGACCCCTCCGTGACGTCGCAGACGGCTTCGGTGTCGGCAGCCACATCACCGGCGCTGATTCGGTCGACTTCAGTCTCGATATCGTCTCGCTCGAGGGCGAACCGATTTCCAAGCGCGGCAAACTCTCCGGCGTGAAAGACGCCTACCGAACGTCCGAGGGTGGCCACCACGTCGCGCTGGCTGAGCGCGAGGGTCCCGAAGGCGGCGAATCGCTGTTCGAACCGCTCGTCCGCGACGGCGAAGTCGTCCGCGAGTTCGACCTCGCGGACGCGAGCGAACGGTGTCTCGAGGCCGCCGAGGTAGTCGGGTTCGATACGGGTAGCGAGTCGTCATAA
- a CDS encoding sensor domain-containing protein translates to MSDGTEPDRPNAFTRALLVTALSPFRRQTYANLCYLLLAIPLGAFYITFLIAGFSIGLTLALFVVGVPILLFVLGTSHVLATVERVIARRLLGVHIDSPGYPFLESDAELERIRSLVFSLGTYMAMCFLATKAAIGLVSFVLVTTVLLPAIAVVLTPLYYARPDTLAGFDTGGEATTVASVELPVYELFFGVEFVRSFVEWGVTSLPQALVVSSVGIVFFLLALSMVNLFARLVGQFSRVFLGSFGHSSLDR, encoded by the coding sequence GTGAGCGACGGAACAGAACCCGACAGACCGAACGCGTTCACTCGTGCGCTGCTGGTAACTGCTCTGAGCCCGTTTCGTCGCCAGACGTACGCCAATCTCTGTTACCTCCTGCTCGCGATTCCGCTGGGAGCGTTCTACATCACCTTCCTGATTGCAGGGTTCTCGATCGGGCTCACACTCGCACTCTTCGTCGTCGGCGTTCCAATTTTGCTGTTCGTCCTGGGAACGAGCCACGTCCTCGCAACCGTCGAACGCGTGATCGCTCGGCGACTCCTCGGCGTGCACATCGACTCGCCGGGTTATCCGTTTCTCGAGTCCGACGCCGAACTCGAACGCATCCGCTCGCTCGTGTTCAGTCTGGGTACGTACATGGCGATGTGCTTTCTCGCGACGAAGGCCGCGATCGGCCTCGTCTCGTTCGTATTGGTGACGACGGTACTCCTTCCCGCGATCGCCGTCGTGTTGACGCCACTTTACTACGCGAGGCCGGACACGCTCGCAGGCTTCGACACCGGCGGCGAGGCGACCACGGTCGCGTCGGTAGAACTCCCCGTCTACGAGTTGTTCTTCGGCGTCGAGTTCGTGCGGTCGTTCGTGGAGTGGGGCGTGACGAGCCTTCCGCAGGCGCTCGTCGTCTCGAGTGTCGGGATCGTTTTCTTCCTCCTCGCGCTCTCGATGGTGAACCTGTTCGCACGGCTGGTGGGTCAGTTCAGCCGCGTCTTCCTGGGGTCGTTCGGCCACTCGAGTCTCGACCGGTAG
- a CDS encoding TIGR00296 family protein: MSQRQGVDLSYEDGARAVELARESVESFVQHGQREQPGSMREAFYERTGAFVRLESTRGRGSLRGCAGGYRSGEQLGHVIVDAAIEAASEDSCGSEVTPSELPNLTVSVCAVRNVVLTDDPLADLELGTHGVAIDGGEGGWLYPTVPVENGWSAREYLDRTCRKAKLAPSAWQDDDVVVTLFEGQVFRERDADGSIEEL, encoded by the coding sequence ATGTCCCAGCGACAGGGCGTCGACCTTTCCTACGAAGACGGGGCGCGTGCAGTCGAACTCGCACGCGAGTCTGTCGAATCTTTCGTACAACACGGTCAACGAGAACAACCGGGCAGCATGCGCGAGGCGTTTTACGAACGAACTGGTGCGTTCGTTCGTCTCGAGTCCACACGCGGGCGGGGGAGCCTGCGTGGCTGTGCTGGTGGGTATCGTTCGGGTGAACAACTCGGTCACGTCATCGTCGACGCGGCAATCGAAGCCGCGAGCGAGGATTCCTGTGGCTCCGAAGTAACCCCCTCCGAACTACCGAATCTCACCGTTTCGGTCTGTGCCGTTCGAAACGTCGTCCTGACCGACGACCCGCTCGCAGACCTCGAACTCGGCACCCACGGCGTCGCCATCGACGGCGGGGAGGGCGGGTGGCTCTACCCGACCGTGCCGGTCGAAAACGGCTGGAGTGCACGCGAGTACCTCGACCGAACGTGTCGCAAAGCCAAACTCGCGCCGAGTGCCTGGCAGGACGACGACGTCGTCGTCACGCTCTTCGAAGGGCAAGTTTTCCGCGAGCGAGACGCCGACGGCAGCATCGAGGAACTCTAA
- a CDS encoding lipase family alpha/beta hydrolase: MRDTDGKQTAAGRNSHETDANSRRVSRRRVLRTTAVTAVAGAGVAGATGTAAAGTFSGCDDWLEAPAEYPEIDLMSSNPTASNLEEDDDLVIHVHGWLGLETSTDQAYTLEEAFAENDFDVSVVAASWEADTLNYWGAESESETAGQRLASWLESDRIDLEDGTVRLVGHSLGGRVCLETLAALGEEESVDDVALVGAAVDDDSVCTDGEYAYGIATSADAVANYHSENDDSVCYGYDIQSLSSGLGCGGSDCEGGLVTSDSGSTPENYTDVDVSEQVDDHCDYTKPDVGCVPEIVDDFE, from the coding sequence ATGAGAGACACTGACGGGAAGCAGACTGCTGCGGGGAGAAATTCACACGAAACCGACGCCAACTCGAGGCGCGTGAGTCGACGGCGGGTCCTCCGAACGACGGCAGTGACGGCCGTCGCCGGGGCCGGAGTTGCCGGCGCGACGGGAACTGCCGCAGCGGGAACGTTTTCGGGCTGTGACGACTGGCTCGAGGCTCCCGCGGAGTACCCCGAAATCGACCTGATGAGTTCGAATCCGACGGCGTCGAATCTCGAGGAGGACGACGACCTCGTTATCCACGTCCACGGCTGGCTCGGACTCGAGACCAGCACCGATCAGGCGTACACGCTCGAGGAGGCGTTCGCGGAGAATGACTTCGACGTGTCCGTCGTCGCGGCGTCCTGGGAGGCGGACACGCTGAACTACTGGGGTGCCGAAAGCGAGTCCGAGACGGCCGGCCAGCGATTGGCGTCGTGGCTCGAGTCCGATCGGATCGACCTCGAAGACGGGACGGTTCGACTGGTCGGCCACTCCCTCGGCGGTCGGGTGTGCCTCGAGACGCTGGCGGCGCTCGGTGAGGAGGAGAGTGTCGACGATGTCGCGCTGGTCGGGGCAGCAGTCGACGACGATTCGGTCTGTACGGACGGCGAATACGCCTACGGTATCGCCACCAGTGCCGACGCGGTGGCCAACTACCACTCCGAAAACGACGACAGCGTCTGCTACGGCTATGACATCCAGTCGCTCTCGAGCGGTCTGGGCTGTGGCGGTAGCGACTGTGAGGGTGGTCTGGTCACCAGCGATAGCGGTTCGACGCCGGAGAACTACACCGACGTCGACGTTTCGGAGCAAGTCGACGACCACTGTGACTACACGAAACCCGACGTCGGCTGCGTGCCCGAAATCGTCGACGACTTCGAGTGA
- a CDS encoding tyrosine-type recombinase/integrase, translating into MVDTDGIKLVPEPSREWLNDRQVLDYKDHRKKLVEWLLVFGKDPDMVEGYAEATVKNTAARLDKFYRWTWNDGKGYTTEITHSHANDYMKELARRDESDYSRNNTQSSIKRLFKYKHHERNSELWEPDIVFTEPSGSSEPRDFLTREERGKIREAALEYGSIPAYSDLTAANRDKWKAYLAQRFSKNKSDVTPDDWKRANSWKFPSMVWVSLDAGLRPVEVERAKTTWIDIDNAVLRIPKEESSKNEGHWTVGLQDRTAKALDRWLEERKQYDLYEGTDQLWLTRFGNPYQTSSLRQVLEKLFEIAEIPTENRQVSWYTIRHSVGTYMTREEGLAAAQAQLRHKSERTTIRYDQTPVEDRRDALNRMG; encoded by the coding sequence ATGGTAGACACTGACGGTATCAAACTGGTTCCCGAACCCTCGAGAGAGTGGTTAAACGACCGGCAGGTACTCGATTACAAAGACCACCGAAAGAAGCTCGTAGAGTGGTTGCTGGTGTTCGGTAAAGACCCGGATATGGTCGAAGGGTATGCGGAAGCAACAGTGAAAAACACCGCAGCCCGGTTAGACAAGTTTTATCGGTGGACTTGGAACGACGGGAAGGGGTACACGACCGAAATCACTCATAGCCATGCCAACGACTACATGAAGGAGTTGGCGCGAAGGGACGAAAGTGACTATTCGCGGAATAATACACAAAGTTCCATCAAACGCTTGTTCAAGTACAAACACCACGAACGAAATAGCGAATTGTGGGAACCGGATATTGTCTTCACAGAACCTTCGGGTAGTAGCGAGCCTCGTGACTTCCTAACCCGTGAGGAACGCGGTAAGATACGAGAAGCGGCCTTAGAATACGGTTCAATCCCTGCGTATAGCGACCTAACAGCTGCTAATCGTGACAAGTGGAAAGCGTACCTTGCTCAACGGTTCAGCAAGAACAAGTCCGATGTAACCCCCGACGACTGGAAGCGAGCAAACAGTTGGAAGTTCCCGAGCATGGTATGGGTCAGTCTTGATGCTGGACTTCGCCCGGTGGAAGTCGAGCGAGCAAAGACGACATGGATTGACATTGATAACGCAGTACTACGAATCCCCAAAGAAGAGAGTTCAAAAAATGAGGGCCATTGGACTGTTGGGCTACAGGACAGAACAGCAAAGGCCCTTGACCGATGGTTAGAAGAGCGAAAGCAGTACGACTTGTATGAAGGGACGGATCAGCTATGGCTCACACGCTTTGGGAACCCTTATCAGACAAGTTCTCTCCGGCAGGTATTAGAGAAACTGTTTGAAATAGCAGAGATTCCAACCGAAAACCGGCAAGTTAGCTGGTACACGATTCGACACAGTGTCGGTACGTATATGACGAGAGAGGAAGGGTTAGCAGCAGCACAAGCCCAATTACGCCACAAGTCAGAGAGAACCACAATACGATACGATCAAACACCTGTCGAGGATCGACGGGATGCCCTCAATCGAATGGGCTGA